Sequence from the Argentina anserina chromosome 7, drPotAnse1.1, whole genome shotgun sequence genome:
TCTGGATCGAAGAAGCTTCAGAGCTTATCCAAGACTTTGAATCTGTTTCGGAGCACTGCGAGTTGAATTTGCCTTTGAATCTCTCCACCTAAGCCTCTTTTTTTCCCGAAACATAAGAACACTGCTGCCGCCGAGCTGAGGGCTTGCAGAGTAGTGGGTGGAATTATGTTGAATTAAAAAGCCCCCTTATTTCGGGGCGATATTAGACTCAAAACCCCTTCTTTGAATGAACCGCCTCTGTTGTTTATGTTAGAAGAAGTCTTTGTTGTTTCCATGAACCAAATCGGAATCAGGGGGAGTTTTTGGAGTCCTTGAAAAACTGATTTAACACGATCTGCCTTAAGGTAATGGCCTGCGGAGGCTTATGCTGGCAGTTTGTTATCCGCCTTTGGGCTTGATGGCTGTGTTATTAGATTGTAATTGCTTCTGTTATaagttctctgcaaaatgataACCCTGCTTTTCCCCTATGTTATAGCTTCAATGCTGATCGTTCTCTTTGCATCTTTCAGGTGACGTCTACTTTAATGTTTTGTGGAGACTTTGAAGAGAAGTAAAGGATTTTAGCTGGGAACAAATCATTGTAAGTGTTTATTTGTTCAGTTTACTTGTGGACGAATAAAATTGATTGTCATATCTATCCCAGTAATATGAACAGAAGTGTGTGAATGCATTTAGAGTAATTGTTTTCCTCTGATTTGTAGACTCATTTTAGTGCTTGCACTGGGGGTGTACCCATCAATCTGGCGCGGAGTAGGAAGCAAGCAAGAATTGCACCTTGCAAAACTGCTGGTGGCCAGCAAACAGTGGATGGGATTAGATCTGCTTCTCAAAGCATGATGAATACAGTACGTGTAGAACTTACAAATTCTATCAGTCCGAATTTGAGTTGGAAGGTCTCTAAGGGTTACAGAAGTGCACCAAGGCGAAGGAAACCGGTTGATAAATGTCTAAAATTGGGTGTGGAACCGGCAATTAAGAGCACTAAAATTTCTTCTGAAACAACTGTTTCTGAATCAGAGAAGGTGAGTACATTGTTCATTGTTTACTTGTCCTTGCTAATCATAAAGTATTTCTATGATGGTATGCATAAGGCATGCCTAACTTCATCCATGGTACTGATAGAATTGTATTTTTTTATCCAGCTTGGTGTGGCTGTACTTGGAAGACGGTTCAGTGACAAAATTGAGCATGTGCCGATTAAGAAAAGAAGACTTATGGTCCGCTCTCCTTCACCACCTCCTCACTTATCTTCTCAATTACCTGGAGACAATCAACCAGGTCTGGATCATCGACGTGCTTCATATCAGAAATCATGTTCTAAATCAAATGCCAAAAAGGATGTAACCAAGAGTGATACTTCTTCAGTGACTAGTTTAACTCATAGCGCTGTTACTCTTAATGAGAGTTTAACTGAGCCAGCAAATGAAAAGCCTGGTTATGGGGAGGACTTCTCTGGTATTGAGATATTGGCTGCTGCTGCCTGCAACAATAGCATACATGATGATGTAGGTGAAGAGTTATCACGGGAGGGTACAAATTCCTCAACCTCTGCAAGGCCCTTGGAGAAAATTGTTGTGTCGTTTTCCTCAACGATAACTGATTCAGAGATATCAGAAGGAAGAGATGCATCAGCGGAAGCAATACATTATTCCCCTAAAGATGCAGTACATGAAGACAAATTAGGGAATTCTTCTCTTGAGGATAGTATGGTTAAAACTAATACTGGTGATGGAGATGACCCAGCAGTAGCGTCTTCAAAGGATGTTAGGTTTCACTGGGATCTTAATGTTTGTATGGATGCTTGGGGAGAGCCTTGTGATCCTGTAATGGTTGATCCTCAAGCCAATACTTTAGACAACATCTCTATTGATAGACAGACAGAAAAGCAGCCAGTTTCACATGATGTTGATGTGCATGGATCCATAGCAGCTAAGAATCAGAAAATGTTGCCTGTGTTTGAAGACATGGAACAGGGATTGAAAGCATCCCCTGACTTAGAAATAAGTTATCGTAAATGTGGTGTGGCTGATAATGCTTTAGGATCTTCAAAAGATGCAGGTGTGGTTACAAACAATTCCGATCTGGTTGTCAGCATGGATGGATGTGGTGATATTACCTGTGTTCCCTCTGATAATGTTGTAGGCACAAGTCCCCTGCCTTTGGAAAAGAATGGGACACAATCTACTAGATTTGGTGAACAATTGGGTGAAAATGTCCATTCAGGAAACATGCAGGTCGAAACCCCTGCTATAACATGTGTGCCTAATGTGGAGGGGGTTTCTTGTGAGATGGGCAGCACTGTTGTGGATGATGATGGTAAGGGCTCTGGTGCAACATCCAGCTCCCATGATGATCCAAAATCTCCTGAAGACATGACACCTGTTGAGAGTTGTCACTTACAGAAGAGTTTTCCAGAGGACAAGCCTGTAGGCAAAACAGAAGATCTTATCAAGCCTGCATCATATGCATCTGCTGGTGAAGGCCCCTCTTTGGTAAATTTAATCGCAAAGGATCAGGTTGAAGCTGCATCTCAGACTTTTACTGTTAATTCTCAACAAAATGCTGGGTTTCTAGAAGGAACAGCTAAATCTTCCAGGGGTGCCGCCAAGGCTACAGCAGCTGAGGCCTGTCCCTCCCATGAGCAATGCCACTATGGTAATGGTACTAGAGGAAGTAGAGTCACTACAGTAGATTCTTATGGTGTCAACTCTAACTTAAACGATAAGGATCACATGGTTGCCAACAAACCACCTTTGGAACAGGAGGTGGGCTATGATTCTCAGTATGAAGATGGGGAGTTGAGGGAGTCAGATGTACCTTATTGGGAGGAGAATGAATTTGACGAAGTTGAACATGTTGATTATGGTTCTGATACATGTGACACTGATGCTGCTGATGGCTCTGTATCTGGAAAAGTGGAAGGCAGTGAATTTTGCGGGATAGAATCTAGGAACAGTAACATGAATGTACAGGTCGTGCGAGGATTGAGCTTAGGTTCTGATAATATTTGTGGAAAAGTTGAGCATTCTGTGACTGGAAATGCTTTGGGACAATCTTCAGTGGGTTCAAAGACGCGAACATCTGGTTCTGAACAATTGCCTGGTGATTCAGAAGCTTCTTCAAACAGAACTGCAGAAGCAACTGAGGGCTGCACAATAAGGAAACATACTGGTGATAGCTTTTATGATCTTGATGGGAAAGATCCTGCTAAAGTGGATGGACCATTGACATCTGATACCTTGAATAGGATGGGAACTTCATGCCGGAGGAGGTAAACTTTTTATTTGCTCTCTTATCTCTTTGTTTTGTCTTcatgtgtttttcttttttgaataaGAAAACATTGAACTCCCATTTTTCTTAGTTACTGGTTTCTTAGTTGTCTTTCGATATAGATATCATACTTATCATATCTTTTGTTGCTGTCGCTGTAGGTATGGCAATTTTGATTTCTCCACTCGCTCGGGGGAGGTCGCTTCTGATTATTCCCTAGGAAAGGAAAGATCCGATTCACGTATGCTTGGTAAGAGTTTGGGAGGTGTTCGTTTGGTCAATCCTTCTAGGAGTTGTTGGGATTCCAAACGCCATGGATCACCACCTTATCGTGGTTCTTTTGGTTCTGATCGCCCTAGACCAAGAAGTGGCATAGAAAGTGATGAATATGCAATGGATCCAGATGATACATTTTCAGATGCGGCAGAGGTCGCAGGAGTTCACAGTCGTGTTCGCAGGCCTGCTATGAGTTATAATTCAAATCGTTCTTATCAGCCCACATTCAGAAGAAGATCCCCAGATACACACAGGGGAATGATACCTATGAGAGATATAAGTCCTGATAGGAGGAGGTTACGAAGATATCCACTAGGGGCTGGTAGAGGCATTCGGGATTACCACAGGCCTATCCCTGAAGAGCTGAACGACAGTTCTTTTAATGGGCCGCGTCGTATTACCAGGAGAGAACCAAGTGCATCTCCCCCTGGCAGAGGACCTTATTATGGTAGACCTAGGTTCCAGTCTAGAGGCAGAAGTCGCTCTCCTCTTGCGTGGGAACGGAATGAAGTTTCTAGACATTGTGGTAGCAGGTCACCTGATTATAGATTTGATGGTAAATTGGAGAGGGGGAGAGCGCCCTTTCAGAAGAACAGTTTCGGACCAAAGTATGAACCAAGGTTCATTTCCCCACCAAAACGCCGGTTTTCCCCACAACACCATGCAAGATGGTTTGATGATCATAATGGTGCTGGAGATCATAATTTCAGAGGTAGGAGAGGAGGTGGAAGAAGATTCCAACCAGGCCCAAGGTTTGATTCAGTGTGTTCTAGGAGAGTGGATTCAGACGATTATTTTGAACCCAATGTTCGTCCAAGATTCTCAGAGTTGAACAGTGGTGGTAGGGAATGTAGATTCGAGGGCAGTGACGAAGATAGAAGGAAGCCTGAAAGAAGATTTGAAATCATTCAGCGGGTGAGGCGTTATGATACTGATGGTGTTGTGCGTCAGTTCCGGTATGATGGAGAAGATCGGTTTGCATCACGCAATGCACAGGACTGTAACACACAGAACTTGGATAACTGTGATAATAATAGGGGTGCTGATCGACGACCCCGGGATGTTTACCTAGGAGAGccgcagcagcagcaacagaTAGAGAAGAGAAGGGGTAATTAAGCAATAATGACAGTATTTTTTAACTCCAGCTTTCAACTCATTCAAACGGCGAGATGCACAAAATGAGAGGaaaatcttcatcatctttgtgTCCGCTTGGCTAAACGTTTCTGTTTATGCTCGGATTTCTTTTCCAAGATAGATAGGAgttcctttttttcttctgccCTTTTCTTATTTCCATATTCACTGTTCCCGGCGGCTCGTCACTGCTTGTGGAAGCAGCTGCTCTTACCATATTGGCGTAGGCAAAATTTTTTTTAGGTAGGGTCCGATGTTGCTTTGTTATCATCTTTGCATTTGTTTTCACTCAGGTTCTTTAATATGATTAGTGAAAGAATATGCCAAGTTTTAGTTTGAAGGCTTTTCTCGATTCCATCTTTTGGTCTATTTCTCTGTAGCTTTGGTTATCTTACATTCCATTATAGTTACTGGTTTCTGGACTCCACTCGAATAATTAGCGTGAACTCAGTGGTATGAAATGAATCAAAGAGTTTTGAAAGAACGGACTGTAAATTTATACATCTGCTTTTCACTTGAAAATGCAGTTACCAACTCTCTATGCTACTGGTAACCAATCTCGTCGGTAATCCTCGAAGCAAATTCTAGGACCTTGCAGCTTTTTCTACCAGCTGAAACTCATGGAATGGTAATGTAGGTTATGAACTGACGGGGATGAACATATTGCAGCCACTTCTTGCCTCATCTTCCTTGGTCCGCTAACAAAAACCCCGATGCTTGATCCTTCGCAGTTCAATAATATCCCTGCAAGGAATGATAACAGTCAGGTGTTGgaattaatttcattttagaCGAGAAGTAAGTGtgtaagaaattaagaatgCTTCCGAGTAAAGGGCCTACGAACAGCATGACTCGAATTACAGCATTGAAACAATCAAGTTTTCTGGTAATTCTGTCGAAAGTGTGTAAATAAACTTACTATGAAGATCTGGCCGTGTGCCATAGTGCACGTTTGTAGTTTGGACAAAGGACTGGTGGGGAAGGCTTTCGAGTTCTCTGTCAGCATTGTAAATTCCAGCACTTGGTGAAGTAGCAATCTGTGGCTGTGTGTCTATGTCTTGAATCCGTCCCATCTCCtttgtgttttgtttcttgttcCATAGGAAAACTGCAGTGGCAGTTGTGGCTATGGAAACGCATAGCAATAACATGTTTAAGGCAGATCTATAAGAGGCAGAGTATATCAGATCAGAGTTGTGGTCGATGGGGTATATGTAATATTGTGTGAGGATTCCCATTAGCATGAGGAAAATGATGAAAGACACGGATATGATCACTCCAAGCCAAAGCCAGCTGTTTTGGCCTAATACTGCTGAAACTGCTGAATCCAGTGGGTCTGGTTTGAACCACATTGTTTGCAGAGGCTTCTTGTTATGTGCTGCGGGTTGGTTCTCTCTTGTCACGTAAGCTTCAATCTGCAATTTTAAGCAAGAAATGTCCAAGTTTGTGCCTGAAGCTGGAAGGATGAGATCTAACAAGGTGAGATCAAGTGATTTTTTGAAGGCAGTTATGAGTAGAATTTGTGGAGTCTTCTTTTCTGAGCCACTGGCTTGATATAGGAGTTCTCGGATTATGGATATCATTGGAGTAATGCCGCTTCCTCCACTCACCATCACTATTGTATCGTGCCTGAAACCAATATCATTTTCGTATCAGTTGAAGTTTGTGTATGAAATATTGGAAATAGCTGGTAATAGCTAGCTTTGCAGTGTAAGCAAGCACCTTAGAAGGTTGTTTGAGGCAGGTCCATAAGGTCCTTCAACTGAGACCCCAAGGCGGTCTATTGGACAAGTGCTTGATGATGCAAACTTCTGGTACAAACTTCGAGTCCAGCTTCCTTTGCTTTTAATGACTACACTTAGGGTATCAGGATCCATATTGCTGCTTGAAGTAATAGTGAAAGGGTGCCATTGTATCTTGAAAATGGCAGGCACATTCAGAAACATCATGCTTGTTGGAGAATAGCCAAGTCCTGTGACCAGTTTCAACCAAAAGAATAAGAGCTTTTAGAGTTAACCATGGTATTGGGAATTTGGGACTGATTGGGTGGATATAGTAGTTGACTGTTTGTTCCTTCTCACCTGGGATCTTGGAGAAGCTCAACTCAACAGCCTCACAAGGCAGGACCCGGGCTGAAATGAGGCGTATTCTTTGTTGGGATTGCAAGAAACGCAGGAGGCGATCAATGATGAAGAGGTAGAAGGCTGGAAGCATTATGCAAGAGTAGGAGAAGCCCACATGGAACACGAAGAAGACAACAAAGACAATGTAGAGGTGATGAGTGTAGAAAAAGAGCTCGAAGATCTTGCGTCTTATACGAGGGAAGCTTGTAGCCCACATGGCTAATCCAGCCAGCAATGCCACTTCTCCAGCCACATTTGATATTCCAATCTTCTCCCATTTGAGCACCTACAGTGGCAGCACAAGATTGATTTTGAAGTTTAGAAATTAACAAAGATAAATTATTTTCCAAGTTGAAATGACTCGGTTCTAATTTACCTGTGAAATTTGACTTGTGCAGGCCCAATATATGAGGTAACATAAACCGTGAGCTGTGAAGATAGTCATGACAAGATGGCCGAGCCAGATATGGTACTTGATACTTGCTTCTGAAGTAAGACCAACGAGCTGCAGAATTGAAGAACCTCGTGCCACCGGGAAGAAGAGAAAGGCTAGACAGATGTTCCCAACTAGGCCTAGCATTACTGCTGTACTTTCTAACTTTGCTTGCCACCTGCAAATGAAATTCATATCAATGAATAATACGATTTGGTCAAAATAAAGAGTTAACTTCATGCACTATGGATGATTTAAAGATccatttcttattttcttacaCATGCTCTCGCTTTGCAGCAGCTTGTAGGGTGATGGTTGCAAACATCCCATGCAAGTAAGAAGAGATGGACCAGACTAGTAGAGCAATGAACATTGCCAGAAAGGAGAGCTCAATCCATGAAACAATCCCAAGAGGGCCTTTCACCAGCACTGGTCGTTTCCATGATGACTTCTTCATCCCACTAAAACCAAAGCACAAGAATGTTTCACACAGCTGATCATCGTAAGTTTTTCTTCGAAAAACCTCAATAATACAAAAACAAGAGAAAGAAGGTACCTTTGGTTGTTATTATCTGCAGTTTTATTTCTTAAATGAAGCAATAAACACCCCAAAGTGGCAGTAAATAGGACCGGAAATGTGTAAACAAGTATGCCTGCACCTGCATAGACATAAACAGAAGATGCCAACACAAATTTTTAAGTCGGTTTTCGGATGAATTTGGAGAAGTAATGGTTTTTACGATTGAAATGTCACCTTGCTGCCCAAAATATGTGGAGTCTGTTTTTGCATGAATGTCTGGCAGCCAGTGCAGATAGTAAGTATTTGTAGGCATCATGATCCAAATCATAGTGTAACCCACAAAGACTACCATCAAAAGCAACATCATCATTGATCCAATAGTGGTCTTCATTTCATAACTTGAAACTGTACCTGAATCCATTTCTCTGTTTTATGTTCTATGAGTGATACTCCTGAGATATAGGAATACTTTGTCTTCATTTATATAGGTTGCATGCTGCTCAAGTCTGACATTTACCTTTTGCTTCTGAAAACCGGAATATACCTGAACCTATGGGAAGGTAAATAATCAAGGGGAAAAAATCACAAGTCTGGTCAAAAGCTTGTGTGAATTCGTTCTTAAAGTATCATTCTGAAGCCAAACTAACGCACCAGTTAGAGGTCAACTATACTTGGCCAGCTGGCGTCATTGTTACTTCCAATGCAATTGTCAATTCCAAATTCTCATTTTATACGCAACAATGCAGTGTTGCTAAT
This genomic interval carries:
- the LOC126801652 gene encoding uncharacterized protein LOC126801652 → MMNTVRVELTNSISPNLSWKVSKGYRSAPRRRKPVDKCLKLGVEPAIKSTKISSETTVSESEKLGVAVLGRRFSDKIEHVPIKKRRLMVRSPSPPPHLSSQLPGDNQPGLDHRRASYQKSCSKSNAKKDVTKSDTSSVTSLTHSAVTLNESLTEPANEKPGYGEDFSGIEILAAAACNNSIHDDVGEELSREGTNSSTSARPLEKIVVSFSSTITDSEISEGRDASAEAIHYSPKDAVHEDKLGNSSLEDSMVKTNTGDGDDPAVASSKDVRFHWDLNVCMDAWGEPCDPVMVDPQANTLDNISIDRQTEKQPVSHDVDVHGSIAAKNQKMLPVFEDMEQGLKASPDLEISYRKCGVADNALGSSKDAGVVTNNSDLVVSMDGCGDITCVPSDNVVGTSPLPLEKNGTQSTRFGEQLGENVHSGNMQVETPAITCVPNVEGVSCEMGSTVVDDDGKGSGATSSSHDDPKSPEDMTPVESCHLQKSFPEDKPVGKTEDLIKPASYASAGEGPSLVNLIAKDQVEAASQTFTVNSQQNAGFLEGTAKSSRGAAKATAAEACPSHEQCHYGNGTRGSRVTTVDSYGVNSNLNDKDHMVANKPPLEQEVGYDSQYEDGELRESDVPYWEENEFDEVEHVDYGSDTCDTDAADGSVSGKVEGSEFCGIESRNSNMNVQVVRGLSLGSDNICGKVEHSVTGNALGQSSVGSKTRTSGSEQLPGDSEASSNRTAEATEGCTIRKHTGDSFYDLDGKDPAKVDGPLTSDTLNRMGTSCRRRYGNFDFSTRSGEVASDYSLGKERSDSRMLGKSLGGVRLVNPSRSCWDSKRHGSPPYRGSFGSDRPRPRSGIESDEYAMDPDDTFSDAAEVAGVHSRVRRPAMSYNSNRSYQPTFRRRSPDTHRGMIPMRDISPDRRRLRRYPLGAGRGIRDYHRPIPEELNDSSFNGPRRITRREPSASPPGRGPYYGRPRFQSRGRSRSPLAWERNEVSRHCGSRSPDYRFDGKLERGRAPFQKNSFGPKYEPRFISPPKRRFSPQHHARWFDDHNGAGDHNFRGRRGGGRRFQPGPRFDSVCSRRVDSDDYFEPNVRPRFSELNSGGRECRFEGSDEDRRKPERRFEIIQRVRRYDTDGVVRQFRYDGEDRFASRNAQDCNTQNLDNCDNNRGADRRPRDVYLGEPQQQQQIEKRRGN
- the LOC126801677 gene encoding ferric reduction oxidase 2-like, whose amino-acid sequence is MKTTIGSMMMLLLMVVFVGYTMIWIMMPTNTYYLHWLPDIHAKTDSTYFGQQGAGILVYTFPVLFTATLGCLLLHLRNKTADNNNQRYLLSLVFSSWKRPVLVKGPLGIVSWIELSFLAMFIALLVWSISSYLHGMFATITLQAAAKREHVWQAKLESTAVMLGLVGNICLAFLFFPVARGSSILQLVGLTSEASIKYHIWLGHLVMTIFTAHGLCYLIYWACTSQISQVLKWEKIGISNVAGEVALLAGLAMWATSFPRIRRKIFELFFYTHHLYIVFVVFFVFHVGFSYSCIMLPAFYLFIIDRLLRFLQSQQRIRLISARVLPCEAVELSFSKIPGLGYSPTSMMFLNVPAIFKIQWHPFTITSSSNMDPDTLSVVIKSKGSWTRSLYQKFASSSTCPIDRLGVSVEGPYGPASNNLLRHDTIVMVSGGSGITPMISIIRELLYQASGSEKKTPQILLITAFKKSLDLTLLDLILPASGTNLDISCLKLQIEAYVTRENQPAAHNKKPLQTMWFKPDPLDSAVSAVLGQNSWLWLGVIISVSFIIFLMLMGILTQYYIYPIDHNSDLIYSASYRSALNMLLLCVSIATTATAVFLWNKKQNTKEMGRIQDIDTQPQIATSPSAGIYNADRELESLPHQSFVQTTNVHYGTRPDLHRILLNCEGSSIGVFVSGPRKMRQEVAAICSSPSVHNLHYHSMSFSW